Proteins encoded by one window of Acetivibrio thermocellus ATCC 27405:
- the dprA gene encoding DNA-processing protein DprA, giving the protein MESNLKEWVWLSSIPGIGAVKSRKLLEHFGDIHNVWSATAAELAVLPFLNRKDILNLTNVKFKQDVERHLENIHKNDIKVITLEDELYPAYLKNIYDPPLVLYMKGTIQEEEKYLAVVGSRRATSYGLDMAKKISRELAECGITVVSGMARGVDSFAHMGALEVKGRTIAVLGCGLDIVYPYENKKLMENIIESGACLSEYLPGTTPVPGNFPARNRIISGISLGVVVIEAGERSGSLITANFALEQGREVFALPGNVNSIKSTGTNKLIKEGAKIVTGIDDILEELNIYFIEENTKVSFNKNLQDERILRGLDNDEKKVVECLKLESMHIDNIARKTGFGIQLVNSILVMLELKGVVEQLPGKIFKLKL; this is encoded by the coding sequence ATGGAAAGTAATTTGAAAGAGTGGGTATGGCTAAGTTCCATTCCCGGAATTGGAGCAGTCAAGTCCAGAAAACTTCTGGAGCATTTTGGGGATATACATAATGTTTGGAGTGCCACTGCGGCTGAATTGGCTGTGCTTCCTTTTTTAAACAGGAAAGATATTTTAAATTTAACCAATGTAAAATTCAAGCAAGACGTTGAGCGGCATCTTGAAAATATCCACAAAAATGATATCAAGGTTATTACATTGGAAGATGAATTGTATCCTGCGTACCTTAAAAACATATATGATCCTCCTTTGGTTCTTTATATGAAGGGAACCATTCAAGAGGAGGAAAAATATCTGGCTGTGGTTGGTTCAAGAAGAGCGACGTCCTATGGACTGGATATGGCGAAGAAAATATCCCGAGAGCTTGCTGAATGCGGTATTACCGTTGTAAGCGGCATGGCGAGGGGAGTTGATTCTTTTGCCCATATGGGAGCTCTTGAAGTAAAAGGAAGGACCATAGCCGTTTTAGGGTGCGGTCTTGATATAGTATATCCATACGAAAATAAAAAACTTATGGAAAATATAATTGAAAGCGGTGCCTGCCTGTCCGAGTACCTTCCGGGTACTACGCCGGTGCCGGGCAATTTTCCCGCGCGCAACAGGATTATCAGTGGTATTTCACTGGGAGTTGTTGTAATAGAGGCGGGAGAGCGCAGCGGTTCCTTGATTACGGCAAATTTTGCTTTGGAGCAGGGAAGAGAAGTTTTTGCGCTTCCGGGAAATGTCAACAGTATTAAAAGTACCGGAACCAATAAATTAATAAAAGAAGGGGCAAAAATAGTAACAGGAATTGACGATATATTAGAAGAATTAAATATTTATTTCATCGAAGAAAATACAAAAGTCTCCTTTAACAAAAATCTTCAGGATGAAAGAATTTTAAGAGGCCTTGACAATGATGAAAAGAAAGTTGTGGAATGTTTGAAACTTGAGTCAATGCATATTGACAATATTGCAAGAAAAACCGGATTTGGCATACAGCTTGTTAATTCAATACTTGTAATGCTCGAATTAAAGGGAGTTGTTGAGCAGCTTCCAGGAAAGATATTCAAGTTAAAGTTGTAA
- the topA gene encoding type I DNA topoisomerase, producing MADKLIIVESPAKAHTIGKFLGKDYKIVASVGHVRDLPKSQMGVDIENDFTPKYITIRGKGEIISKLKKEAKNASTIYLATDPDREGEAISWHLATLLNIDKNEKCRITFNEITKNAVKNAIKSPREINMDLVDAQQARRVLDRIVGYKISPLLWKKVKKGLSAGRVQSVATRLICDREEEIEKFVPEEYWTITAKLLKGGVKAPFEAKFYGLDNKKTELKSEEEVNKVLDEIKDAVFVVQKVKKGEKKKNPNAPFTTSTMQQEASRKLGFSTKKTMMVAQQLYEGIEVKGVGAVGLVTYIRTDSTRISEEAQNQAAKYIKEKFGESYLPKEKNVYKNKSASQDAHECIRPTSVEMDPESVKDSLTKEQYRLYKLIWDRFVASQMAPAVYDTINADIEAGKYLFKASGSTVKFPGFTVLYQEDKDDETEEGEVIVPELAEGESLKLKKLEPRQHFTQPPPRYTEASLVKALEEKGIGRPSTYAPIITTILARGYVVKEGKTLVPTELGKIVTDIMKNYFQDIVDVEFTAQMEKTLDEVEEGEKRWVDVMRSFYSQFVDVLKNAEEKIGNIEVPEEVTDEICEKCGRNMVIKVGKKGRFLACPGFPECRNAKPILEDAGVTCPKCGGKVYIKKTRKGRKYLGCENNNSDPKCDFMTWDMPSKENCPKCGSFLLKKYSGRKVQLKCSNENCDYVKTGKEKKEDE from the coding sequence ATGGCTGACAAATTGATTATTGTTGAGTCTCCCGCAAAGGCACATACTATTGGGAAATTCTTGGGAAAAGACTATAAGATAGTTGCTTCTGTCGGACATGTGAGAGACCTTCCCAAAAGTCAGATGGGGGTCGATATAGAGAATGATTTTACTCCCAAGTACATTACAATAAGAGGTAAGGGTGAAATAATTTCAAAACTTAAAAAAGAAGCAAAGAACGCAAGCACTATCTATCTTGCAACCGACCCTGACCGTGAGGGTGAGGCTATTTCGTGGCATTTGGCTACTTTGCTTAACATAGATAAAAATGAGAAATGCAGGATAACTTTTAATGAGATAACCAAAAATGCTGTTAAAAACGCCATAAAATCACCCAGGGAAATCAACATGGACCTGGTTGATGCCCAACAGGCAAGAAGGGTATTGGACAGGATTGTGGGATACAAGATAAGTCCCCTGCTTTGGAAAAAAGTTAAAAAAGGATTGAGTGCAGGAAGGGTTCAGTCGGTTGCGACAAGGCTTATCTGCGACAGGGAAGAAGAAATTGAAAAGTTTGTACCTGAGGAATACTGGACCATAACTGCAAAACTCTTAAAAGGTGGAGTAAAGGCTCCTTTTGAGGCCAAATTTTACGGTCTGGACAATAAAAAGACTGAACTTAAAAGCGAGGAAGAAGTAAATAAAGTTCTGGATGAGATAAAAGACGCCGTGTTTGTGGTTCAGAAAGTGAAAAAAGGGGAGAAAAAGAAAAATCCTAACGCACCGTTTACCACCAGTACGATGCAGCAGGAAGCTTCCAGGAAACTGGGATTTTCCACAAAAAAGACAATGATGGTGGCACAGCAGCTCTATGAAGGAATTGAAGTAAAAGGTGTCGGGGCTGTGGGTCTTGTCACTTATATTCGTACCGATTCCACGAGAATTTCCGAGGAGGCGCAAAATCAAGCTGCAAAGTATATTAAAGAAAAGTTTGGTGAAAGTTATCTTCCCAAAGAAAAAAATGTTTATAAAAACAAATCTGCCTCTCAGGATGCCCATGAGTGTATAAGACCGACATCGGTTGAAATGGATCCTGAGTCTGTTAAGGATTCACTTACCAAGGAGCAGTACCGTCTGTATAAGCTTATATGGGATAGGTTCGTGGCCAGTCAGATGGCGCCGGCCGTATACGACACTATAAATGCGGATATTGAAGCCGGAAAATATCTTTTCAAGGCAAGCGGCTCCACTGTAAAGTTTCCTGGATTTACGGTCCTGTATCAGGAAGACAAGGACGATGAAACGGAAGAAGGAGAGGTCATTGTTCCGGAGCTTGCGGAAGGGGAAAGCTTAAAGCTTAAAAAGCTTGAACCCAGACAACATTTCACCCAGCCGCCGCCAAGGTATACGGAAGCAAGCCTGGTTAAGGCTTTGGAAGAAAAAGGCATAGGAAGACCGAGTACTTACGCCCCCATCATTACAACCATTTTGGCCCGGGGTTATGTGGTGAAGGAAGGCAAGACATTGGTTCCGACCGAGCTCGGGAAAATCGTTACGGATATTATGAAAAACTATTTTCAGGATATCGTGGATGTAGAGTTTACGGCTCAAATGGAGAAAACGCTTGATGAAGTGGAAGAGGGCGAAAAAAGATGGGTAGATGTCATGAGAAGCTTTTACTCCCAATTTGTTGATGTTCTGAAAAATGCGGAGGAAAAGATAGGCAATATTGAAGTTCCCGAGGAAGTAACCGATGAGATTTGTGAAAAGTGCGGAAGAAACATGGTAATTAAAGTTGGAAAGAAAGGAAGATTTTTGGCGTGTCCCGGTTTTCCGGAGTGCAGAAACGCCAAGCCTATTTTGGAGGATGCGGGTGTAACCTGTCCTAAATGCGGCGGTAAAGTGTACATTAAAAAGACGCGGAAAGGCAGGAAATATCTTGGTTGTGAGAATAACAACAGCGATCCCAAATGCGATTTTATGACTTGGGATATGCCGTCAAAAGAAAACTGCCCGAAATGCGGAAGTTTTTTGCTTAAAAAGTATTCCGGCAGGAAGGTACAGCTAAAATGCAGCAATGAAAACTGTGATTATGTAAAAACGGGGAAAGAAAAAAAGGAAGATGAATAA
- a CDS encoding secondary thiamine-phosphate synthase enzyme YjbQ, which yields MKSYRKELVFNIPSRRAYVNITPQVQACIDESGIKEGLVLVNAMHITASVFVNDDEPGLHQDFEKWLETLAPEKPYSQYKHNGYEDNADAHLKRQIMGREVVAAITNGKLDFGPWEQIFYGEFDGKRPKRVLVKIIGE from the coding sequence ATGAAATCTTACAGAAAGGAACTTGTATTTAATATTCCGTCAAGGAGGGCATATGTGAATATTACGCCCCAGGTACAGGCATGTATTGATGAAAGCGGTATAAAAGAAGGGCTTGTATTGGTTAATGCCATGCATATTACCGCAAGTGTTTTTGTAAATGACGACGAACCTGGGCTTCATCAAGACTTTGAAAAATGGCTTGAAACCTTGGCACCGGAAAAACCGTACAGTCAGTATAAGCACAACGGATACGAAGATAATGCCGACGCCCATCTGAAACGCCAAATAATGGGACGTGAAGTGGTGGCGGCCATTACCAACGGAAAACTGGATTTTGGGCCGTGGGAACAGATATTTTACGGAGAGTTTGACGGTAAACGGCCGAAAAGAGTTTTGGTGAAAATAATTGGTGAATAA
- the trmFO gene encoding methylenetetrahydrofolate--tRNA-(uracil(54)-C(5))-methyltransferase (FADH(2)-oxidizing) TrmFO: MIDYINVIGAGLAGCEAAWQIAKRGIKVKLFEMKPKKFSPAHHMETFAELVCSNSLRSNQLENAVGLLKEEMRLLNSIIMKCADAAQVPAGGALAVDRTKFSQMVTELIKQNENIEVINEEVRELPKEGITIVATGPLTSGDLSKHLADFVGEGYLHFFDAAAPIVTFESIDMNKAFKAARYGRGTDDYINCPMNKEEYEIFWNELVNAELAEVKDFDREVVFEGCMPVETMAKRGKDTLRFGPLKPVGLVDPNTGKEPYAVVQLRQDNSEGTMYNMVGFQTRLKWPEQKRVFRLIPGLENAEFVRYGVMHRNTFINSPVLLDATYCLKKSPNIYFAGQITGVEGYVESASSGMVAGINAAMDFLGKDRVVFPKSTAIGALSHYVSDSSIKNFQPMNVNFGIMESFPLKIRDKRKRNYETAMRALKILKEYVSKYS, encoded by the coding sequence ATGATCGATTATATAAATGTGATAGGCGCCGGACTTGCCGGCTGTGAGGCGGCATGGCAGATTGCCAAAAGAGGAATAAAAGTTAAGCTTTTTGAAATGAAACCGAAAAAATTTTCACCGGCACATCATATGGAAACTTTCGCAGAGCTTGTTTGCAGCAATTCCTTGCGTTCAAACCAGCTGGAAAATGCAGTCGGACTCTTAAAAGAGGAAATGAGACTTTTGAACTCCATAATTATGAAATGTGCCGATGCTGCCCAGGTTCCTGCCGGAGGAGCTCTGGCAGTGGACAGAACAAAGTTTTCTCAAATGGTGACGGAGCTTATAAAACAAAATGAAAATATAGAAGTGATAAATGAAGAGGTACGGGAGCTGCCGAAGGAAGGAATTACAATTGTTGCCACAGGGCCTCTTACATCCGGGGATCTGTCAAAACATTTGGCGGATTTTGTAGGTGAAGGCTATCTTCATTTCTTCGATGCTGCGGCTCCTATTGTTACTTTCGAGTCAATAGACATGAACAAGGCATTTAAGGCCGCACGTTATGGAAGGGGAACGGATGATTACATAAACTGTCCCATGAACAAAGAAGAGTACGAGATTTTCTGGAATGAACTGGTGAATGCAGAACTTGCGGAAGTAAAGGACTTTGACCGCGAAGTGGTTTTTGAAGGGTGTATGCCTGTTGAAACCATGGCCAAAAGAGGAAAGGATACTCTAAGGTTCGGTCCTTTAAAACCGGTAGGTCTTGTTGACCCCAATACCGGAAAGGAACCTTATGCGGTTGTTCAGTTAAGACAGGACAACAGTGAGGGAACCATGTATAATATGGTAGGTTTTCAAACAAGGCTTAAGTGGCCGGAGCAAAAAAGAGTGTTTCGATTAATACCGGGACTTGAAAATGCTGAATTTGTAAGGTATGGTGTAATGCACAGAAATACTTTCATAAATTCGCCGGTACTTTTGGATGCCACATACTGCCTTAAAAAATCTCCCAATATTTATTTTGCGGGGCAGATTACCGGAGTTGAAGGATATGTGGAATCAGCCTCTTCAGGCATGGTTGCGGGAATTAATGCTGCCATGGATTTTCTGGGAAAGGATAGGGTTGTATTTCCGAAAAGTACAGCCATCGGTGCTTTGAGTCATTATGTTTCCGACAGCAGTATAAAAAATTTTCAGCCCATGAATGTTAATTTTGGCATAATGGAGAGCTTTCCTCTCAAAATACGGGATAAAAGAAAAAGAAATTATGAGACGGCAATGCGGGCTCTTAAGATTTTAAAAGAGTATGTTTCAAAGTATTCGTAA
- a CDS encoding cohesin domain-containing protein — MMKKWLCILVIVVLASTCLIAYAAEANQWTALRATFKVFVKGEEFKSQDPIVAINGRTYLPLKAIGDVLGVDVVWNEGLRRVEVAMSENQNGDKPDVAPVVAIHEAETADYILDVLVEGVKAKAGDTVEIPLKFENVPSHGIQSFNLSLYYDSKAIEVLKVEPGSIITDPANNFDYNIVYKDSEIVFLFDDDKQKGEGLIKTDGVFAKLTVRIKPDIFKDSGSTKKYSLITFGESNFCDFDLKPILAVLKEGKVEIEK; from the coding sequence ATGATGAAAAAATGGCTGTGTATTTTGGTGATAGTCGTTTTGGCAAGTACATGTCTTATTGCTTATGCTGCTGAGGCAAACCAGTGGACGGCGTTGAGGGCAACGTTCAAGGTTTTTGTAAAAGGTGAGGAGTTTAAGTCCCAGGATCCGATAGTTGCCATCAACGGAAGGACCTATTTACCGCTTAAAGCAATAGGTGACGTGCTGGGAGTGGATGTGGTCTGGAATGAAGGATTGAGACGTGTGGAAGTGGCAATGTCGGAAAATCAGAACGGCGATAAGCCGGATGTTGCGCCGGTTGTGGCAATTCATGAAGCTGAAACTGCGGACTATATACTGGATGTGCTGGTTGAAGGGGTAAAGGCAAAAGCCGGTGATACAGTGGAGATACCTTTAAAATTTGAAAACGTACCGTCCCATGGAATACAGTCCTTTAACCTGAGTTTGTATTATGACAGCAAAGCCATAGAAGTTTTAAAAGTGGAACCGGGAAGCATAATTACGGATCCGGCGAACAATTTTGATTACAACATCGTTTACAAGGATTCTGAAATAGTCTTTCTCTTTGATGATGACAAGCAAAAGGGTGAAGGGCTGATAAAGACTGATGGTGTTTTTGCAAAATTGACTGTAAGAATAAAACCTGACATTTTCAAAGACAGCGGATCAACTAAAAAATATAGTTTAATTACTTTTGGAGAAAGCAATTTCTGTGATTTTGATTTGAAACCTATTCTTGCAGTGCTTAAAGAAGGTAAAGTGGAAATTGAAAAATAA
- a CDS encoding YifB family Mg chelatase-like AAA ATPase encodes MLSKIKTMGLMGIDGYVVIVETDISNGIPSFDMVGLGDTAVKESKERVRAAIKNAGFEFPIKRITVNLAPADKKKEGSAFDLPIALGVLTATEQINNKNLDRYAFVGELSLDGEIKPVRGILPMVLSARDNGVENIVLPIENADEAAVVKDINVLPAKNIRDVVNHLNGALEIKKHEVDIQSIFNGSLDFDVDFADVKGQENVKRALEVAASGGHNCLMIGSPGSGKTMIARRLPTILPLMTFEEALEVTKIHSIAGTLPANTSLITQRPFRAPHHTISNVGLIGGGKIPKPGEISLAHYGVLFLDELPEFNKDALEVLRQPLEDGVVTISRINATLTYPARTTLICAANPCKCGNYLDNTKECTCTPKQIQQYLGKISGPLLDRIDIHIEVASVKYNDLENEEEGEKSSVIRERVNRTRKIQQERYKGLGIFSNAELTPALIRRFCKLDDKCKEILRNAFEKLGLSARAHNRILKVARTIADMEESENIKANHLLEAIQYRSLDRKKYLNI; translated from the coding sequence ATGCTCTCAAAAATAAAAACGATGGGCTTGATGGGTATAGATGGGTATGTCGTGATAGTGGAAACGGACATAAGCAACGGAATCCCGTCATTTGACATGGTGGGGCTTGGAGATACTGCTGTAAAGGAATCAAAAGAACGGGTGCGGGCGGCTATAAAAAATGCCGGTTTTGAGTTTCCGATAAAGAGGATTACTGTAAATCTCGCACCTGCAGACAAGAAAAAGGAAGGTTCTGCTTTTGACCTGCCAATAGCCCTGGGGGTATTGACAGCAACGGAACAGATAAATAATAAAAATCTTGACAGGTATGCCTTTGTAGGAGAGCTTTCCCTGGACGGAGAAATAAAACCTGTAAGGGGCATTCTTCCCATGGTCTTAAGTGCAAGGGACAACGGTGTGGAAAACATAGTCCTGCCCATTGAAAATGCGGATGAGGCAGCGGTTGTAAAAGATATTAATGTGCTTCCGGCAAAGAATATAAGGGATGTGGTAAATCATTTAAACGGAGCACTGGAAATTAAGAAACATGAAGTTGACATTCAATCCATTTTTAACGGCAGTCTTGATTTTGATGTGGATTTTGCTGACGTAAAGGGGCAGGAAAATGTAAAAAGAGCTCTCGAAGTTGCGGCCAGCGGAGGACACAACTGCCTCATGATAGGCTCCCCCGGAAGCGGCAAGACAATGATTGCCAGGAGGCTTCCGACAATTCTTCCTTTAATGACGTTTGAAGAAGCTCTGGAAGTAACAAAAATTCACAGTATTGCTGGCACTTTGCCCGCAAATACTTCTCTTATCACCCAAAGACCTTTCAGAGCCCCGCACCATACGATATCAAACGTCGGCCTGATCGGAGGAGGAAAAATACCAAAGCCCGGCGAAATAAGTCTTGCCCATTACGGTGTGCTGTTTTTGGATGAGCTGCCGGAATTCAATAAGGATGCATTGGAGGTGTTAAGGCAGCCTCTTGAGGACGGTGTGGTGACTATTTCAAGAATTAACGCCACATTAACCTATCCTGCAAGAACTACATTGATTTGTGCCGCCAATCCGTGCAAATGCGGCAATTACCTTGACAATACAAAAGAATGCACATGTACGCCAAAACAGATTCAGCAGTATTTAGGAAAAATCTCGGGCCCTCTTTTGGACCGAATTGATATACACATAGAAGTTGCATCGGTAAAATACAATGACTTAGAAAACGAGGAGGAAGGGGAAAAGTCAAGCGTTATAAGGGAAAGGGTGAACAGAACGAGAAAAATACAGCAGGAAAGATACAAAGGACTTGGCATTTTTTCCAACGCGGAGCTTACACCGGCGTTAATCAGGAGATTCTGCAAACTGGATGACAAGTGCAAAGAAATTTTGCGAAATGCATTTGAAAAGCTTGGATTAAGTGCAAGGGCGCATAACAGGATACTCAAAGTTGCCCGCACTATAGCCGATATGGAGGAAAGTGAGAATATAAAAGCGAATCATTTGTTGGAGGCTATACAGTACAGAAGTCTTGACAGAAAAAAATATTTAAATATTTAG
- a CDS encoding motility associated factor glycosyltransferase family protein, which produces MNEVLAKNLSLLKEYQPETYLKLDRYIKGEYVPKDNSVEKILLARQDDLIINILVKCSDKDFLLCDHENPINEAYAWIDKYIDPSNKADIVFGMGLAFHLEVLLTSFPNKKVIVIEPNINLFYQIACIRNLEPVIKKAEIIVDEDLDVILERINSLFWDTEKGGIQVQPLEVYGEMFPEMWDKLRDSFIKLANNFTVDIATRRKFGELWVHNNIKNLNKICEASNAGVLVGKFKGIPGILVSAGPSLEKNIHLLKGLEDKCVIMAAGTAVRIMEDFGLAPHFMVGIDAGAKEGEIHSNVKNKDIYFIYSNQVSTYSVDGYKGPKFVMNYPIDMYTAGFFEYAGIKSDFFLSGPSVANTCFDILFKMGCDPIIIIGQDMAFTYGSMYAGEVPGTVVDGAGEAKRRGYVLAKDIYGNEVYTTRPFLAMRNWFEGYFEKVRDKTTIINATEGGLNISYARNETLEAALKSCNLSESGIKDHIRSLHEEGKFADTVASKIEEYRAYVQREIRRLEQLSKRQLETAEDLKRDVYHPSKSRSRFIKAVNSINEMSDRVLQSPIYNSLLKNLVEIDFYIIKAEVDRLVKILTKYDDIKNVYVNAILSQNQKLNASLGKIKKFFDESDVTA; this is translated from the coding sequence GTGAATGAAGTATTGGCTAAAAATCTGTCCCTTTTAAAAGAGTATCAGCCTGAAACATACCTGAAGCTTGACAGATACATAAAGGGAGAGTATGTTCCAAAGGACAATTCAGTGGAAAAAATACTTTTGGCCCGTCAGGACGATCTCATAATAAATATTTTGGTAAAATGCTCTGACAAAGATTTTCTGCTTTGTGACCATGAAAACCCGATTAATGAAGCTTATGCCTGGATTGACAAATATATTGACCCTTCCAACAAGGCGGACATTGTCTTTGGAATGGGATTGGCATTTCACCTTGAAGTTCTTCTTACAAGTTTTCCTAACAAAAAAGTAATTGTAATTGAACCCAATATAAACTTGTTTTATCAGATTGCCTGTATAAGAAATCTTGAGCCGGTGATTAAAAAGGCTGAAATAATTGTGGATGAAGACTTGGATGTTATACTTGAGAGAATAAATTCCTTGTTCTGGGATACGGAAAAGGGCGGGATTCAGGTACAGCCTCTTGAGGTGTATGGTGAAATGTTTCCCGAAATGTGGGACAAGCTTCGGGACAGTTTCATAAAGCTTGCAAACAATTTCACTGTCGATATTGCAACCAGAAGGAAATTTGGAGAGCTGTGGGTGCACAATAATATAAAAAATCTCAACAAAATTTGTGAAGCCTCCAATGCCGGTGTTCTGGTCGGAAAATTCAAGGGCATTCCCGGTATATTGGTATCGGCCGGGCCTTCCCTTGAAAAAAACATCCACCTTTTAAAAGGTCTTGAGGATAAGTGTGTGATTATGGCAGCGGGAACGGCAGTACGAATTATGGAGGATTTCGGTCTGGCACCGCATTTTATGGTGGGAATTGACGCGGGAGCTAAAGAAGGGGAAATACATTCCAACGTAAAAAACAAAGATATATATTTTATTTATTCAAACCAGGTTTCAACATATTCTGTGGATGGCTACAAAGGCCCCAAATTTGTTATGAATTATCCTATTGACATGTATACGGCAGGCTTTTTTGAGTATGCCGGTATCAAGTCGGATTTTTTCCTAAGCGGGCCCTCGGTTGCCAATACCTGCTTTGACATCTTGTTTAAGATGGGCTGCGACCCGATTATAATTATCGGTCAGGACATGGCGTTTACATACGGAAGCATGTATGCAGGTGAGGTGCCGGGAACGGTTGTAGACGGTGCCGGGGAAGCAAAAAGAAGGGGATATGTTCTTGCAAAAGATATTTACGGAAATGAAGTTTATACCACCCGGCCATTTCTTGCAATGAGAAACTGGTTTGAAGGATATTTTGAAAAAGTGCGGGACAAAACGACAATAATAAATGCCACCGAAGGAGGACTGAATATTTCGTATGCCAGAAATGAAACTCTTGAGGCCGCACTAAAGAGCTGTAATTTATCAGAATCAGGCATTAAAGATCATATCAGGTCGCTGCATGAGGAAGGAAAATTTGCGGATACGGTAGCTTCAAAAATCGAGGAATACAGAGCATACGTTCAAAGGGAGATAAGACGGCTGGAACAGCTTTCCAAAAGGCAGCTTGAGACAGCAGAGGATTTAAAGAGAGATGTTTATCATCCGTCAAAAAGCCGCTCAAGGTTTATTAAGGCTGTCAATTCAATAAATGAAATGTCGGACAGGGTTCTTCAATCTCCGATATACAATTCCCTTCTTAAAAATCTTGTTGAAATTGACTTTTATATTATAAAAGCGGAAGTGGACAGGTTAGTAAAGATATTAACAAAATATGACGATATAAAGAATGTATATGTGAATGCCATATTGAGTCAGAATCAAAAACTCAACGCAAGCCTTGGCAAAATCAAGAAATTCTTTGACGAATCGGATGTTACTGCTTAA
- the flgB gene encoding flagellar basal body rod protein FlgB — MLGRILAGTDVLEKSLDAALLRNEAISQNIANVDTTGYKRKTVAFEEYLNDARAKIKGIRTRPEHIPVGARDVMDIDIKVSEDRSSLSMRLDENNVDIEEEMAQMAKNTIKYYLLTQKISGDFNKIKSVIKEGR, encoded by the coding sequence ATGCTGGGCAGAATTCTTGCAGGAACCGATGTGCTTGAAAAATCGTTGGATGCAGCATTGCTACGGAATGAAGCTATTTCACAGAACATAGCGAATGTCGACACTACGGGTTATAAAAGAAAGACGGTTGCTTTCGAGGAATATTTGAATGATGCAAGAGCAAAAATTAAAGGTATAAGGACGAGGCCTGAACACATCCCGGTGGGTGCCAGAGACGTGATGGACATTGATATAAAGGTTTCTGAGGATAGAAGTTCACTTTCAATGAGACTTGATGAAAATAATGTCGATATTGAAGAAGAAATGGCCCAGATGGCTAAAAACACCATCAAATATTATCTGCTTACGCAGAAAATCAGCGGTGACTTCAATAAAATCAAGTCCGTTATTAAAGAAGGGAGATAA
- a CDS encoding YccF domain-containing protein: MRIIGNIIWLLFGGIVLALGWMLAGLILCITIIGIPFGVQCFKIGALVLWPFGREVQIGNFGVGGLLLNIIWIIFFRWELALSHFITGLLFCITIVGIPFGLQHFKLAKLGLVPFGARIN, encoded by the coding sequence GTGAGGATTATTGGAAATATTATATGGCTGTTGTTTGGAGGAATTGTTTTGGCTTTGGGCTGGATGCTCGCAGGGTTGATTTTATGCATAACGATTATTGGAATACCTTTCGGTGTTCAATGCTTTAAAATTGGTGCGCTTGTGTTATGGCCTTTCGGCAGGGAAGTGCAGATTGGAAATTTTGGAGTCGGTGGATTGCTTCTCAATATCATCTGGATTATCTTTTTCAGATGGGAACTTGCTTTATCCCATTTTATTACGGGATTGCTGTTTTGCATAACAATTGTCGGAATACCCTTCGGCCTTCAGCATTTCAAGCTTGCGAAACTTGGACTTGTGCCTTTTGGAGCAAGAATAAATTAA
- a CDS encoding exodeoxyribonuclease III produces the protein MTKLISWNVNGLRACINKGFLDYFKKADADIFCIQESKVQPGQIELELDGYHQYWNYAERKGYSGTAVFTRIKPLCVQNGIGIDEHDREGRVITLEFDNYYLVNVYTPNAKKELERLDYRMKWEDDFRNYLVGLKAKKPVIVCGDMNVAHKEIDLKNPESNRRSAGFTDEERAKFTELLNAGFIDTFRFFYPDKTGAYTWWSYMFNARARNAGWRIDYFCVSEELKDRLVSASIHDDVMGSDHCPVELQIK, from the coding sequence ATGACGAAATTAATATCATGGAATGTCAATGGTCTGAGGGCCTGTATAAACAAGGGATTTTTAGATTATTTCAAAAAAGCCGATGCAGATATATTTTGCATACAGGAAAGCAAGGTTCAGCCCGGGCAAATTGAGCTTGAACTTGACGGGTATCATCAATACTGGAATTATGCTGAGAGGAAAGGATATTCCGGTACTGCGGTGTTTACCCGTATAAAGCCTCTTTGTGTTCAGAATGGTATTGGAATTGACGAACATGACAGGGAAGGCAGGGTAATAACCCTGGAATTTGACAATTATTATTTGGTCAACGTGTATACTCCCAACGCGAAGAAAGAGCTGGAAAGGCTTGATTACAGAATGAAATGGGAGGATGACTTCAGAAATTATCTTGTCGGGCTTAAGGCCAAAAAGCCGGTGATTGTCTGTGGAGACATGAATGTGGCCCATAAGGAGATTGACCTTAAGAATCCGGAATCCAACAGAAGAAGCGCCGGTTTTACCGATGAAGAGCGCGCAAAATTTACGGAGCTTCTTAATGCTGGTTTTATTGATACTTTCAGATTTTTCTATCCTGATAAAACGGGTGCGTATACATGGTGGTCATACATGTTTAATGCCCGTGCCAGGAATGCAGGGTGGAGAATTGATTATTTTTGTGTGTCGGAGGAACTAAAAGACCGTCTTGTAAGTGCCTCCATACATGATGATGTGATGGGCTCGGACCATTGTCCGGTAGAGCTTCAAATAAAATAG